One Gammaproteobacteria bacterium genomic window, CGGGTGCTGACTACTATCTGACTAAAGGGAGTTTTCATGATCACAGCTTGCAAGAAGCGGTTCTGGATCTCATTGGTGAGGCGACAGTATGAGAATTGCCATCGTCAATGATATGAAAATGGCGGTGGAAAGTTTACGTCGGGTATTAAATTTTTCGGGAAAATATGAAGTGGCATGGGTGGCATATGATGGGGCTGAAGCAGTCGAGCGATGTCAAAAAAATTGTCCAGACCTGATTCTGATGGATTTAATCATGCCTGTTATGGATGGGGTTCAGGCAACACGTAAAATTATGCAGTATTCACCCTGTCCAATTTTAGTGGTAACAAGTTCAGTACACCATCATTCGGCGCAAGTCTTTGAAGCGATGGGAGCTGGAGCTTTGGATGCGGTGAATACGCCTGAGCTTGGTTTGAATGGTGATGGGCAAGGGCGAGATGATCTATTAAAAAAAATTGCAACACTTCAAGTCTTGATCAATGCAAAAGATACGCTTCAAGCGAACCCAGCCCGAGTCGTTACAGAAAAGTTTGATGGCTCCAGAGTTAATAATCTTTCTCCATTAATTGTCATTGGTGCATCTTCGGGAGGGCCACAGGCATTGTTGGAAATATTGTCGGACTTGCCTGAAAACTATAACGCTTCAATTTTAGTGGTTCAGCATGTTGATGCTCAGTTTGCGGGCGACCTGGCACGTTGGTTAGATTCACAATGTAAAGTTCATGTTCGGCTGGCAAAATGTGGTGATATTCCAATGTCAGGAACAGTTTTGATTGCGGGAACAGGTGATCATATGATTATGACAGCGGCGGGTAAGCTCAGTTACAGGGCGGAGCCTGTTGATGAAGTTTATCGGCCATCAGTCGATATTTTATTTAATAGTGTTGTCAAAAATTGGAGATCAGAATTAGTGGGTGTATTACTCACCGGCATGGGACAGGATGGTGCGAAAGGTTTGTTGAATTTACGTAAAAGAGGTTGTTATACGATTGCACAAAATCGTGAGAGTAGCGCTGTGTATGGTATGCCAAAAGCGGCTATCGAAGCAGGGGCTGCTGTAGATGTATTGCCTGTTGAAATGATTAGTTCGGCATTAATGAAAAGGAGCAATGGTGGATAACAATACGCAAGAGAAGGTGCCTGGGCCGCGAGTTTTTTTAGTGGATGACCAACTGATTGTTGCAGAAGGTATCAGGCGTATGCTGGCAGAAGAGAGTGATATTGATTTTCATTACTGTCAGGATTCAACGGATGCGATCAATGCTGCTGAAAAATACCAGCCGACAGTCATTCTACAGGATTTGGTGATGCCAGATATTGATGGTATGACGCTGTTACGTCTTCTAAATAAAAGCCCGGCGACATCAAAAGTGCCGGTGATTGTTCTTTCGAGTAAAGAAGACCCAAAAATAAAAAGTGAGGCTTTTGAAAACAGCGCGGCAGACTACCTGGTTAAACCCCCTGAAAAAATTGAATTGATTGCTCGGATTCGAGCTCATTCACGTAGCTATATGGCACATCAAGCATTAGATGTGGTGCATAAAGAGTTAAAAGAAAAAAATGCTGAGTTAGAGCGAATATCATTAGAAGATGGTTTGACAGGTATATCTAATCGCCGCAGCTTTGATCTATTTTTACAAAAAGAGTGGGATCGTGCCATTCGTGATAAAACAAATATTGGACTGGTCATGATCGATATTGATCATTTTAAGGGGTATAACGATCACTATGGGCATCAAGGAGGGGATGATTGTTTGCGTCAAGTGGCCAGTGCGCTGGCCGAGGTTGTGGGGCGACCTGGAGATATGGTTGCACGCTATGGTGGTGAAGAATTTGTGGTTGTATTGCCCAATACTGATATTCAAGGGGCAGGCTTGATTGCAGAAAAATTACGCCAAAAAGTGGAAAATTTAGCTTTGCCGCATAATTATTCGGCAACGGCCAATTATGTGTCAATTAGCTTGGGTGTTGCTGGAGTGCTGCCTACTGATAGTGTACCTGATGAATTAATTAAGCTGGCAGATAACGCACTGTATGAAGCTAAGGAGTCGGGGCGTAATCGGTATTGTTTGGCAAAATAATCTGTATTGCTAAATACAGAAAGCAATATTGGCTTTTAAAAAACGGGGCAGAAATCCTTTTTCTGGTGACCCTCTTCCTTGGTTTCAACTTCAAATGATAAACGTCGGCCATCTTGAAGAAGTTTTCTAAATTGACTTTCCGGCAGTGGCTTGCTGAATAAAAAACCTTGGATATGGTCGCACCCTGTATTTTTCAAAAATAACAGTTGATTATTGGTTTCTACACCTTCAGCAATCACATCAAGTTTCAAACTGCGAGCCATGGCAACAATCAATGAAGTAATGGCTTCATCGTCGGAGTCAATGGTGAGGTCACGTATAAAAGCACGGTCTATTTTTAATGTATCGATGGGAAAACGTTTTAAATAAGCCAGAGACGAATAACCAATGCCAAAATCGTCAATTGCAACTCTGACCCCCATTGCACTGATTGCTTTTAAAGAGTCAATGGTTGTTTGAATGTTATGCATGATCGTACTTTCGGTAATCTCAATCTCTAGCAGATGAGGTTTTATACCTGCTTTTTGCACGACTTGTTTTATCGTATCCACTATGCCAGGCCTAACAAACTGGCGGCTTGACAGGTTGACTGAAATACGCAAATTTTGAAACGACCCACTGCTTTGCCAATCTTTAAGTTGATTACATGCTGTTTTTAATACCCACTCACCCACTGGAATAATTAAATCAGTCTCTTCAAGGGTCGGGATAAAATCTGCCGGAGAGACAAGGCCAAGTTTAGGGTGTTGCCATCGTAATAGAGCTTCAGCCCCAAAGATTTTTCCATCACTCAGATCAACTTGTGGTTGATAATGGAGTAAAAATTCATTCTTATCTAATGCAAGTCTTAAGCTATTTTCGAGCATCATTCTCTGATAGGACTTTTCATTCATCTCTATTTTGTAAAATTGATAGCTATTTCGCCCCTCTTCTTTTGCTTTATACATCGCAGCTTCGGCATTACGCTGCAATATAGAGAGCTCTGTTCCATCGGTCGGATATATGCTGATTCCCGCACTGCTCGTGATGTATATTTCATGGTGCGTTAGATTGAAAGGCTTACTTATATTTTCAAGTAATTTTTTTACGATCTGATGAATATCGTCTGCTTTGCCAATACTCTCCAATGTTATTGCAAATATATCACTTGATAGACGTGCAATAGAATCACATTTTCTAAGGCAGTCGGAGAGTCGCAAGCTGACTTCTTGAAGTACCTGATCACCTGCTTCATGACCCAAAGTCTCATTGATTTTTTTAAATTGATCTAAATCAATGACTACGAGAGCCATCTGTTTATTGTCTCTTTTGGATCGGGTGATGGCCTGGTGTAGCCTGTCCATAAAAAGGTTGCGGTTCGGGAGCTCGGTGAGATCATCATAATTGGCCAAATGATACAGGCGATTTTCAGCTCGCTTTCTTTCACTGATATCACTGAATGTTATAACTGCGCCCTCAATATTACCACTATTCTTTATAGGGTAGGATGAGTACTCCACGGGAAATGAGGAGCCATTTTCACGGTACATTTGTTCATCATCAACGGTGCACCCTTGTCCGCTTAAAAATAGGCTGGAAATACGTGATTCATGAAGTGGAAGGCATTGACCATCCGGTTTTTCCTGGCACATTAATTTAATGATCTCTTTTCCTAAAAGTTCATCTTCTGTGCGTTCCAGCATTTTTTGTGCAGACTTATTAGCAAAGGTACATTTTCCAGTCGCATCAATAGAGATGATTCCTTTGTCAGTTGAATCAAGTATGAGCTGCATGTTTTCTTCGCTCAAGGGGGTCTCCTTCGGGGGCTGCTGCATTGGTATATGCACTTTTGTTTCTTGAGTGTTCCGTCAAGAGGAGTATCGACAAAGGGTAGGAGATCTTTATTATTAATAACTTTTAAGTTTGAGCTGAAACCAGTGAAGCTATGGCCTCTATAAAGTCCGGTCTACTATTAAGTGCTGGAATATAATGATATTTTTCACCACCTGACTCAATAAAATATGCTCTGTTTTCCACAGCAATTTCTTCGAGAGTTTCCAGGCAATCAGCACTGAACCCTGGGCAGACAAGATCAAGGCTTTTGATGCCACTTTGAGCGAGCTTTTTAAGTGTTTCGTCAGTATAGGGTTTTAGCCATTCTGCTCGGCCAAAGCGTGATTGAAATGTCACAACCCACTGCTCTTTGGGCAGCTTAAGCTGCTCTGCAACGCTTTGTGCTGTTTCCAGGCACTCATCATAATAGGGGTCGCCCTGAGTGTGGTGGTGTTTGGGGCAACCATGAAAAGAGAGTACTAATTTTTCTGCTTGACCGTGTTTTGCCCAATGCTCCTGGATTGAATTGCATAATGCACTGATATATTTGGGGTGGGTGTGGTATCGGCTGATAAATTGCAGGTGAGGCAGGTTACGCCAACTTTTGAATGTATTCGCGATTTCATCGAAAGTCGATGCCGCTGTTGTGCATGAATGTTGAGGGTATAACGGTAAAACAATAATGCGCTTTACTCCATGCTGCCTAAGTTTTTCGAGGGCAGAAGGGATGGATGGATTGCCATAACGCATTCCGAGTTCAACTTTGACTGTATCTCCCAGTTTTTTTTGCAGCGCATCTTTTTGTGCTTGGGATATGACAAGTAGAGGTGAGCCTTCATCCGTCCATACTGATTTGTAAAGTGCTGCGGAGCGACGCGGACGTGTACGCAAAATAATGCCGTGCAAGATCAGCCACCAGGGGATGCGTGGTATATCAACAATGCGCGGATCCCATAAAAACTGCTTTAAGTAACGACGTACTGCTTTAGGGGTGGCCGCATCAGGCGTTCCTAAATTAGTGATTAAAACTCCCACGGATAAATTTTTATTGTGTGTTGAGTTACTATTTATTTTAGTCATGAGCGCTTGGTTTAAATATTAATAAAGTTTTGATTTTGGAGTATCATTCACAATGTGAGTTGATCAATGCCTCTGTTGGCCAGTTCATCTGCTTTTTCATTTTCAGGGTGTCCAGAGTGCCCTTTGACCCACAGCCACTCAATTTCATGGATGCTTGTTGCGGCATCAAGACGGCGCCATAAATCATCATTTTTAACAGGCTTTTTATTGGCCGTTTTCCAACCACGCTTTTTCCAGTTGACAATCCACTGGCTAATGCCATCTTTGACATATTTTGAATCCGTGGTCAGTTGTACGTGACAGGGTTTTTTGAGTGATTCCAGACTCATGATGGCCGCCATGAGTTCCATGCGATTATTGGTTGAGTGGTTTTCACCGCCAAAAATCTCTTTTTCATGGCCGTTATATTTTAATATGGCTCCCCAGCCCCCTGGGCCAGGGTTGCCACGACATGCGCCATCAGTAAAAATTTCAACCATAGAATTCACTCTTTATTATCTGTTTTGTAATTTCTCAGTGTTGGCTGAGTCAGGCTTGAAGCCAGTGCTTTTTGTGGCCACCAACGAGGTTTGATCGGTGTGTAGGTGATCACTCGTTTTTTTACAACTAACATATATGCACCGCCGCATTGAGGGTACCAACGCGCACCTGTTGATTCGAGAATTTTCAGGTTTTGCATTATTTTTTGTTGCTGAAGGGGGGGGCGAAAGCAGTAGTTGTGTTGTTCGATAATATCAAAACCTACTTCTTTCAGCCATTGTTTAATGTGAGATACTCCGTGAAAGTGGCCACACCAAGGGGCATTCGTTTTTTGTTTTGAAAATACTTGCCACAGTCCGAGCAGGCTATACGGGTTAAATCCGCAGATAACAACGTGCCCTTCAGGAATCAATATTCGGTCTATTTCACGCAAAATTAGGTCGGGCGATTGCGTGAGTTCAAGAGTATGATGAAGCAGTACAACATCAATTGTATCGGTGGTGATAGGAAGTGCATCATAGCGGCCATAGACATTAATCGCTTTATCGGGGTGCTTTGTATCAGTAGATAGAGTTGTGTGATGCTTAATCTGGCTGGCTTGACGCAAGTCCCTGCTCGTTAAATGTTCAATTTGAAGTAGCTCGTAACCGAATAGTTTGGAAAGAGCTTCATCAATTAATATCTGCTCTGTTTCCAGTACATGCTGGCCAATGGCGCTGGAGTACCAGCGTCGCATTTTTTGCAGCATTAACAGTTCAGACATCGGTTTATGTTCCCTTTATTTAAGTGACAGTTACAGGCAGAATGTCGTCAGTTTAATTTATAGATAAAAAAAACACTATGGCATTATTAAATTTAAGAAATATTTGTGTTAGTTATGGCGGCCCATTGTTGCTTGATCATATCAACTTTCAGATCAATACGGGTGAGCGGCTCTGCTTGATTGGGCGTAATGGTGAGGGTAAATCGACCCTGATGAAGCTGATCGCTGGTGAAATTGTAGCCGATGACGGCGTGATTGAGCGTTCTCAGAGTATAAAAATTGCAAAGCTCGCTCAGGAAGTGCCGCAAAATATTGAGCAATCTATTTATGAGGTGGTGGCGGCAGGCTTGGGGCACGTCGGACAGCTTTTGAGTGATTATCATGAAGTGTTGAATCAGCTCGAAGCTGGAGAGGATGTGCTGGATCAGCTAGAGAAAGTTCAACATGAGTTAGAGTCGCACGATGGATGGTTGTTGCAGCAGCGAGTGGATTCAGTGCTGACTCGGCTCAGCCTGGATGCAGAACTTTCATTTGCGGGGCTTTCGGGTGGGCTTAAGCGGCGGGTTTTGCTGGCACAAGCCTTAGTCACCGAACCTGATCTATTATTACTGGATGAGCCGACCAATCATCTGGATATTGCTTCGATTGATTGGCTTGAAGCCTTTTTGTTGGGTTATAAAGGTGCACTGTTATTTGTGACTCATGATCGAATGTTGTTGCAAAATCTGGCGACACGAATGATAGAGCTGGATCGAGGTCAACTCACCAGTTGGCCGGGTGATTATCACGCATATTTACGCCATAAAGAAGAGATGCTTGATGCCGAAGCATCACAGCGCGCTGAGTTTGATAAAAAGCTGGCAAAAGAAGAGGTGTGGGTTCGTCAGGGAATTAAAGCGAGGCGTACACGTAACGAAGGGCGAGTACG contains:
- the hemH gene encoding ferrochelatase, which translates into the protein MTKINSNSTHNKNLSVGVLITNLGTPDAATPKAVRRYLKQFLWDPRIVDIPRIPWWLILHGIILRTRPRRSAALYKSVWTDEGSPLLVISQAQKDALQKKLGDTVKVELGMRYGNPSIPSALEKLRQHGVKRIIVLPLYPQHSCTTAASTFDEIANTFKSWRNLPHLQFISRYHTHPKYISALCNSIQEHWAKHGQAEKLVLSFHGCPKHHHTQGDPYYDECLETAQSVAEQLKLPKEQWVVTFQSRFGRAEWLKPYTDETLKKLAQSGIKSLDLVCPGFSADCLETLEEIAVENRAYFIESGGEKYHYIPALNSRPDFIEAIASLVSAQT
- a CDS encoding class I SAM-dependent methyltransferase — translated: MSELLMLQKMRRWYSSAIGQHVLETEQILIDEALSKLFGYELLQIEHLTSRDLRQASQIKHHTTLSTDTKHPDKAINVYGRYDALPITTDTIDVVLLHHTLELTQSPDLILREIDRILIPEGHVVICGFNPYSLLGLWQVFSKQKTNAPWCGHFHGVSHIKQWLKEVGFDIIEQHNYCFRPPLQQQKIMQNLKILESTGARWYPQCGGAYMLVVKKRVITYTPIKPRWWPQKALASSLTQPTLRNYKTDNKE
- a CDS encoding EAL domain-containing protein, translated to MSEENMQLILDSTDKGIISIDATGKCTFANKSAQKMLERTEDELLGKEIIKLMCQEKPDGQCLPLHESRISSLFLSGQGCTVDDEQMYRENGSSFPVEYSSYPIKNSGNIEGAVITFSDISERKRAENRLYHLANYDDLTELPNRNLFMDRLHQAITRSKRDNKQMALVVIDLDQFKKINETLGHEAGDQVLQEVSLRLSDCLRKCDSIARLSSDIFAITLESIGKADDIHQIVKKLLENISKPFNLTHHEIYITSSAGISIYPTDGTELSILQRNAEAAMYKAKEEGRNSYQFYKIEMNEKSYQRMMLENSLRLALDKNEFLLHYQPQVDLSDGKIFGAEALLRWQHPKLGLVSPADFIPTLEETDLIIPVGEWVLKTACNQLKDWQSSGSFQNLRISVNLSSRQFVRPGIVDTIKQVVQKAGIKPHLLEIEITESTIMHNIQTTIDSLKAISAMGVRVAIDDFGIGYSSLAYLKRFPIDTLKIDRAFIRDLTIDSDDEAITSLIVAMARSLKLDVIAEGVETNNQLLFLKNTGCDHIQGFLFSKPLPESQFRKLLQDGRRLSFEVETKEEGHQKKDFCPVF
- a CDS encoding diguanylate cyclase, with amino-acid sequence MLAEESDIDFHYCQDSTDAINAAEKYQPTVILQDLVMPDIDGMTLLRLLNKSPATSKVPVIVLSSKEDPKIKSEAFENSAADYLVKPPEKIELIARIRAHSRSYMAHQALDVVHKELKEKNAELERISLEDGLTGISNRRSFDLFLQKEWDRAIRDKTNIGLVMIDIDHFKGYNDHYGHQGGDDCLRQVASALAEVVGRPGDMVARYGGEEFVVVLPNTDIQGAGLIAEKLRQKVENLALPHNYSATANYVSISLGVAGVLPTDSVPDELIKLADNALYEAKESGRNRYCLAK
- a CDS encoding chemotaxis response regulator protein-glutamate methylesterase — protein: MRIAIVNDMKMAVESLRRVLNFSGKYEVAWVAYDGAEAVERCQKNCPDLILMDLIMPVMDGVQATRKIMQYSPCPILVVTSSVHHHSAQVFEAMGAGALDAVNTPELGLNGDGQGRDDLLKKIATLQVLINAKDTLQANPARVVTEKFDGSRVNNLSPLIVIGASSGGPQALLEILSDLPENYNASILVVQHVDAQFAGDLARWLDSQCKVHVRLAKCGDIPMSGTVLIAGTGDHMIMTAAGKLSYRAEPVDEVYRPSVDILFNSVVKNWRSELVGVLLTGMGQDGAKGLLNLRKRGCYTIAQNRESSAVYGMPKAAIEAGAAVDVLPVEMISSALMKRSNGG
- the rnhA gene encoding ribonuclease HI, with product MVEIFTDGACRGNPGPGGWGAILKYNGHEKEIFGGENHSTNNRMELMAAIMSLESLKKPCHVQLTTDSKYVKDGISQWIVNWKKRGWKTANKKPVKNDDLWRRLDAATSIHEIEWLWVKGHSGHPENEKADELANRGIDQLTL